TGAAATTCTCGTTCCACGGCCGCAGCCCACGCCGCCTTCACCTCTTGGATGTCTTCCTCTTCAACCGTTTCCCCGCCAAACAGCCTGCGTAGACGGTCGTTCGGCAGACCCAAATCCGGCAAATCGCCTTCGACGGCGCAGGACTCGACGTCGATCGTGCCCTGTCCGCGGTTGACACCGAACCCGAACGGGATACGGCGGGTGCGCAGATCGCGAACGAGCAAGAGGCACAGCGCCAGTTGGGCGTGTTTATCCTCGATGGTGACTTTGTCCGGCCGGCTCCAATCGAGCTCGATGCGGAGCGGCGTCCACCGTACGTCGAGCCGGGGCACCCGTTTGGCGAACAAGGCATTCTCCCTCGGGCCGCTGGTCCACCGGTCGTCGCCGCCGACTACATCCGAAACCTGCGTGAGGAAACCATCAAGGGGCTGTACGGCCGCCTGAAGCAGGGGCTTTATCCGTTGCAGGCGCCCATCGGCTATCTGAACCGGGGATCGGGCAAACCGAAAATACCGGATCCGACGAAAGCGCCCTTGATCCGGCAGGTATTCGAGCTGTACGCGACCGGCGCATACAGCCTGAAGGCTCTGCAGAAGGAGATGTACGCGCGGGGGCTCCGAAACAACTCCAACGGAAGGATCACGCTCAACGGCCTCTCCTGCATCTTGAACAACCCGTTCTACATGGGAGTAATCCGGCTGAAGCGCACGGGGGAAATGTTTCCGGGGGTGCACGAACCGCTGGTAACGGCGGAGGTGTTCGATCGGGCGCAGGCGATCCTGCACGGCCGGGTGTACCGGCGGATTCAGAAGCACCATTTTACCTTTTCGCGTCTACTTAAATGCCGGACGTGCGGGTTGTCGTTGATCGGCGAACGGCAGAAGGGATACGTGTATTACCGCTGTCATACGACCCCATGCCCGACGACGACCGTGCGCGAAGATGCGTTGGACAAGAGAATGTTGCACACGTTTTCACTTGTCCGGCTGTCTGATAGGGAGAAGCAGGCGTTAACAGTTGAAGCGGATAACTACTGCGCGACGACGAAACAGACAACCGAGAGTAAACGGCAAGCGCTACTGTTGAAGCAGCGTGAGATACAAGTGACGCTTGACAGGCTTACTGATGCTCTGATTAATGGACTAATCGGCAAGGAAGCGTTCAACGAGAGGCGGGAACGCCTGCTCCGGGATCAGCGGAATGTGGAGGACCGATTGAACACATTGGAAGAGGATGGCAGCAAAATCCGCGAGCGCGTCCGTAAGTTCGTCGAACGGTCGGATAGCGCGTATATACAGTACTTACACGGGGATTCGCGCGTGCGGCGCGATCTCGTGCGGACCATAACCTCGAACCGCATTGTGGAGGGGAAAACCCTTGATTTTGCGCTGGATTTGCCTTTCTCCATCATCGCCCAGCACCGAAAAGCGCGTTCAAGTGACCCCAGGGGGAATCGAACCCCCGTTACCAGGATGAAAACCTGGTGTCCTAACCACTAGACGATGGGGCCGGGTTGGCAATTAGCGAATAGCAAATAGCGAATGGCAAATTGCTTGCAAAGAACGCGCTAATCATAGCAAAAATTAGCAGAATGTCAATAAATTGACCGAATATCCAGATATGCGATATACTTACGTTAGTATATGGACAAGCTACACGCCATCACCGCAACGACGACTATGGCCGCGACAGCGAGTGGTTGAAGTGTGGTATTGCAATGACTAAGAAACTAACCGACTTCAACCGCGAAGCCGGTTTTTTAGCTGAACATGTATGAAAATAGGAGTTATTGGGGTTGGTAATATTGGCAAAGAAATTATCGCCCAGGCATTGAAACGGAGATGGGAGGTTGTTTTTGGTCTAAACCGCTCCGGTGTTTTTAATTCTAAATTAGAAAAAATTGACGAATCTAAAAATTATAAAAAATATATACCACAATGCGATGTCATATTTTTAGCGATCCCTACCACCGATGACGGTGTGCGGGCTTACAGATACATTAATGAAATTGTTGGGCTTGGCATCCCGGTAGTTACTTGCGAAAAGGGCGCGCTAGCAAATTACTACCATAAGCTGGAAAAGAATTTGGATCGTATCGGATTCAACGCGACCGTTGGCGGCAGTTCGCGCATTTTAGATTTTGCTAAAGAATATCGCAATAAAAATATAGTTGCGGTTCATGTCGTGTTAAACGGTACCATGAATTTTTTATTTAATGAGTTAAGCCAAGGGCGTAATCCGCAGCGGGCAGTGAATCGCGCTGTGGCTCAAGGTTATACTGAACCCCAAGCCAAAAAATTATCGGGGGTGTTGAGCGTGGAAAGTGAAATTGATATTCCTAACAAAACTTCAATTTTGTTCAACCACCTTAATGCCACGCCGACCAAAGTTAGAGCGCGATACTTTAAACCAGAGGCTTTGAGCGAAGAGCAAGTAGAAAAATTATTAAAAGAGGCAAAAAATTGGCGCTATATAGTTAGTATCAGCAAAAATCCAATTTCCGAGGAAAAGCTCTGCGGATTTGAGTATCACGTCGACGGTTGGTATATTAGTGCTGGTTTTAAAAATGTTTATGCCAACAAAAAGTATCAAGAATTGGTTTTACCTGGTGTGGGAAATAAAATTATTTTAGTTGATGATAAAGGCAACACTTATGCTCATTTTGGCATTGGCGCCGGGCAAGAAATTACAGTTCAGACCATGATGGAAGAGGCCGAGAGTTTGGCAAAAAGTTAACTTTACAAACACCTATATATTGACTAAGCTATTTATAGCCAGGAGGGCGTAATTGATTATTAATTATTTTTATGCCAAAACGACCAGGTTTAGAATCAGAAAATCTTTCTCATGAGGAATCCCCGGAAAAAGACCCTGAACGAAATCGGGATTTAATAGAACAGCACATTGCACATTAACAAGAAATTGAGCAAAGAAGGCAAGAAGAAAAGGGCAGGCAAGCTTACTACCTTTTAACTAATAACATTGAAAAGTACGCACAGTTAAGGGGGGGGTTGGGGTCAAGTCACTCCTGAAAATGAGGGCAGTATATTAAGTGAAATGAGATCTTTAAAGAATATTGGTTTTGTTGATTTATCTTTGCCTGAAAAAACCATAGTAACGGATTATAGAGATAAGCGCGACATAGACCGCACTGAACCATTAGAGGGGCCTGAGTCATTCTTCAAAGCTTTTGACATTGCAACTGCCAGAAATACGCAGGCAGTTAATGAGTCCATCGCACGCTCAGGAGAAGATTACGTCGAGCAAATTGCTGGGGAAGAATATGACAGATTGTTGGATCCAAATGAGCCAGTTTATGGAGATGAAGTCGCGATTAGAGCATATGATATAAAAGATGATGAAAGCAGCCGCCTGTTAGCCGAAGATGTGCCAAAGGATTTGTATATAAAGTATGTTAAAGAGTTTGGAACGCCTCAAGCTTCCGTTGGAAGAGAGGCACGAAACCTAAAAGGTGACTCAGAAATTTTACAACATTTTACAAATGCCGCCCTGGAGGAAGGAGATATTGATACGGCAATAGAGGGGATGTGGCGCTTAGGGCTGCTAGATGATGCTGAGGTTATTCAAGAAGCACTTAAAAAAATTCCACGTGATAAAAAAGATCAAAGGCGAGAATTTTTAGAAAAGATTAAAGAAGCGGCAGCTAATCGTGTTGAATATAATCCCTTGGAGCTTCAGGAAGCTTAATTAATATAAAAATTTTGTTAAATCCAGAAGTTAATATTTCTGTTTTTTGTTTTTTTGCCAAAATTAAGGATTTTGTGTAGTATAGCGCTATGATAATATTAGGCATTGAAACATCGTGCGATGAAACGGCGGCAGCCGTGCTAGAAGTGAAGCGCGGCAAATTTACGTTGCGCTCAAACGTGGTTTATTCGCAAATTAAAATTCATCGGCAAACTGGCGGCGTGGTGCCCGAAGTAGCCGCGCGCAATCATGTGATAAAAGTGATTCCGGTTTTAAAGGAGGCTTTAACTTCGGCCAAAGTCAAACCAAAAGACATAGATTACATCGCGGTAACTCACAAGCCGGGATTGATAACGTCATTATTGGTAGGCATTGAAACCGCCAAAGTGTTGTCATATGCTTGGCGAAAACCATTAATTGCCGTTGACCATTTAAAAGGCCATCTTTATGCTAATTGGCTCACTGAAAATGCTCGCCACATTAAATTTCCTGCCCTTGGATTAATTGTATCGGGCGGACATACCGAAATTGTTTACATGAAAGATCGTTTTAGTTTTAAAAATATCGGTCAAACTTTGGATGATGCTGTCGGCGAAGCTTTTGATAAAGTCGGTAAAACCTTAGGTTTGGCATATCCGGGAGGGCCAGAGATTGCTAAGCGAGCAACTAAAGGCAATCCCCAAGCTTTTAATTTTCCCAGGCCAATGATTGATTCGGGTGATTTTAATTTTAGTTATTCCGGCTTAAAAACGTCGGTTTTATATGCCGTAAATAAATTAAAGCAACCGTTTTCCGATAAGATAATTAATGATATTTGTGCTAGTTTTCAAGCGGCGGCCGTAGAAATTTTAGTTACTAAAACTAAGCTAGCGGCGGCAAAGTATAACATTAAAGCCGTCATTGTGGGCGGAGGAGTAGCCGCCAATAATGAACTGAGGTCCAAATTGAAAAAAGCTATACCAAATGTAAATTTAATTTTACCTGAAAAGAAACTAACTACCGATAATGCGGCAATGATTGCCGCGGCCGGATACTTTAAAGTTTTAAAAAAGGATTTTACCCCCTGGCAAAAGATTAAAGCTGAGCCTAACTAAATACTGACGCCCCAGACTTGATCTGGGATCCAGAAACCCTGGATCCTGAATCAAGTTCAGGACGACATTGTGTCGTATGAAAAAATTTATTTCAAATAGCCCAAAAGATACTAAAAGATTTGGCCATAATTTAGTTAATAAATTAAGGCCCGGTACGGCCGTGGCTTTAAGCGGCGATTTGGGCGCAGGTAAAACTACTTTAGTGCAAGGGGTAGCCGAAGCTTTAGGCATAAAAAATCAAATCACTAGCCCAACATTTACTCTAATGGATATTTACCCAGTTAGAAGCAAAGATTCTAACGGAGTGAACTCGGCTAAATCAAGCATCTTTGAAACTTTAGTCCACATTGATTGCTACCGCTTAGATTCGCCAAAAGAGTTTGGGGAATTTGGCGCAATGGATTATATTAATGATCCTAAATCATTAGTTATAGTTGAATGGGCAAATAAAATAAAACAGCACCTGCCTAAAGATGCCGTGTGGTTAAATTTAAAATTAGGCCAGTCTGAAAGGCAGCGCGTGATTACCCTTACCGGCTCCCTTTAGTTGAGATGTCGTAGGCGACGCGGAAAACTTCATCCACGGTAGTGACGCCATCAATCGCTTTCAATAAGCCGTCTTGAACCATGGTTAACATGCCATTTTTTTGATTGATATCGCGAATAATATATTCTGATACATTGCCAGTTAAAATTGAAGATTCTAATTCTTTATTCATCGGCATAATTTCAAAAATCCCGATCCTGCCCTTAAAGCCGATACCTTGGCACTCTTCGCAGCCACCGCCTTTGTAAAACTTAAGCTTGTTTAAGTCAGGAACTTTTACTTTGTTAACGGTTGTATTTATCTTACCTAAAATAGCTTTGGCTTTCTCTAAGTTTTTAGGGTCAATTTTATCAACCTGTTTACATTCCAAGCAAATTCTCCTAACTAGCCGTTGGCCAATGACTGCATTTAAAGCCGGTGAGAGTAAAAATGGCTTGGCGCCCATGGCTAAAAATCGGGGAATGGCCCCAGCGGCGTCGTTGGTGTGCAGAGTAGACAAGACCAAATGGCCGGTCAAAGCGGCATTTAGAGCAATTTCCGCCGTTTCCAAATCGCGAATTTCTCCAATCATAATGATGTCTGGATCTTGGCGTAAAATGTTTCGTAAACCATTGGCAAAAGTATATTTTTTTTCCGGCTCAATTTGGCTTTGGGCGATGCCGTCTAAGTGGTATTCAATCGGGTCTTCCAGCGTAATAATTTTAGTTTCAGGTTTATTTAAGCGCTTTAAAATAGAATATAATGTGGTTGTTTTACCCGAACCAGTTGGCCCGGTGGTAATTATCATGCCATTTGGCTTTTCAATCTCGGTTAGCAAATCCAAGTAAGCCTTGCCGCGCATGCCCAGTTCCTCAAATGGCAAGTTGAGTGATGCTGGCATTAAAAGCCGAGTGACTAAACTTTCGCCGTACGATGTTGGTAGCGTTGAAACACGCACTTCAACTTTTTGATTTTTGATAAAAATAGTAAAGCGCCCGTCTTGCGGCTTATTGGTAATGTTAATTTTAAGATGTGAAAGCAACTTAAATCGGGAAATTATTCTTTTCCATAGTTTTTTGTCTAATATCGCGACGTCGTGCAAAATGCCATCTATGCGATATCGCACTTTGACCTCTTTTTCTTCCGCCTCAACATGAATATCAGACGCGTTATTTTTAATTGCCCCAGCCACAATAAAAGTAACTAGGTCAGTCATGGAAGTTTTTTTGATGCCTTCCTGGATATCTTTAAAATTATTAATACCGGCGGCAAACCTATTTAAGTCTTCTTCGGTTAATTCAAGGCCGGCGACTACTTTTGTTATCTTGGGTAGCACGGCATATAATTTGTAAGCTTGTTCAAAACTATTTCTCGAAATCATGTATAGCTGGCCTTGATTGTGGTATTGCTCTTCTAGCTGCCTCAAAAGTTCGGCTACTGCCGAATTGTTTGGGTCAACCGCGCCGAGTTTGATGGTGTTATCGCCATTATAAAAGCATATTACTTGCAGTTGCTTTGATTGATTTTCGTCAATTACGGCGATGGTCTCCGGGCTAATGGGCAGGCCAACTAAATTAATATAGGGAAAACCGTTACCGGCCGCTTTAGCTTGGGTTTCTTTTTCCAACGCGCCTAAATTGAGCTGATGCATTTTTGATTCCAACGCGCCAGCTGTTTTGCCGCTAGAAATTTGCGGTTTCGACCGCGAGCTCCTTAAATTTGATAATGGGTTTAAAGTTGGCATGGTTTAACTATTATAACAAAAAAAGCGCATACCCGCACTTCTTGTTGATTTAAAATTTAATTTAACTCTTCCCAAGCTTCAACCCAAAGCGACCAAACGAAAACGGTTAGGGCGGCTAGAGTTAAAATTTCTATGGCAATATTTACCACGTTGGCAAAAATTAAACTAGACGTAAACAAAAAGCTACTACTTAAATATGTGGTGGCGCCAATAATAGTAGCCATCGGCACGTTAAGCGCGGCGATTAAAGCGGTGGCCGTTAAAATCACTAAACCCTCAACTACCAATGTGACGATGGCTAAACCACTAATCATTTTAAAGTTTCTTTTAACTTTAGCCAGCGCTAAACTTAGGCAGTGGCCGATACTGTCGTTGTGGCTTGCGGCATTGAGGATGGCGAGTCTCGCGATAGCACTTGTAAGCATGCCAATAATTAAAGCTAGTAAAAATATGCCAAGTTCAGTAAAGCCAAAAAAGTACTCATTTCGGGCTAATAATCCCCAAAGCAACACGCCTAAAGTTACCCAAACTAGCCGATTTAACAAATTGATTGTCCAAACTGTCCAAGCCGATTTTTTTCCGATAAAAAATTCTCGCCTGACCTTAACGTCTCGGTTATCGTGTAATTGGCGTAAAGAATTAACTAAACCGTTTTGCGCAATGGAGCTTAGCCAAGCTAAAAAAATTACTAATCCAATGGCAATTAAAAAGATAGTAATGATTACAGCCAAGCGGCCCGGATTGGATTGTGACAACTGGCCTAAGCCTTGGAGTGTTTGGGCTTGAAAAACACCCAAGCGATCATAAGTCCAAATCAAATTTTGTAAGTAAGAACCAGTCAAATCACCAGGCGTCAAAGTCCATGATCTTAAAAAAGTAAAAATTCGGCCAGGGCCAAAAAAGGCGGCCACAAAGCCAATTATAACTAAAGATTGCTTATGCCAAATAATTTGCGCGCCTCTTATTAAGGCGTCTTTATAGCGCATGGGGTAGAAGTTTTATAGTGTTTATTTTACTGAATTTAAGCGGTTTTGAGAAGCGCTTCAAATTCGTCGCGTTCTAAAGTTTCTTTATCAAGCAAAACTTTAACAATTTTTTCCAATTTTTTACGCTTTTTCTTAATTACTTCTTGCGCCGTTTTCATCGCCCGAGTGATAAAGCCGGTGATTTCTTTATCAATTGCTTCCGCCATTTTTTCGCTGTAGTCACGATGTTCAAAACTTGGTGCCCGCCAAGTCAGTTCCTCGGTTTTACCAAAAGTGCGCGGGCCTAAAGTTTCACTCATGCCGTAATCAGTAATAATTTGCCGAGCGAGCTTAGTCGCTTGGGCTAAGTCGTTGGATGCGCCCGTTGTAACTTCTCCAAAAATTTCTTGTTCGGTAACATAACCGCCAAGCATAACTGCCATATCATCTAAAAATTCTGATTTGTTATGAAAATTTTTATCTTCTTCAGGCAGTTTTAAAGTGTATCCGGCAGCTGGTCCGCGGCCAATAATTGAAACTTTGTGTACTGGGTCGGCATTTGGCAGGCTGTGAGCCACCAAGGCGTGGCCAGCTTCGTGGTAAGCCGTTATCTTTTTTTCCCTGTCGCTCATAATGTGAGAACGGCGTTCGGGGCCAAGCATAACTTTTTCAATACTATCGAAAATATCTTGCTGCTCTATTTTTTGTTTGTTGCGTTGAGCGGCTAAAATTGCCGCTTCGTTAAGTAAATTTGCCAAATCCGCGCCGGCAAATCCAGGTGTGCGGGCGGCGACTGCCTTTAAATTCACTTCTTTAGTTAGCGGTTTTTTCTTAGCATGAACTTGCAAAATTTGTTCTCGCCCGCGAATATCCGGCCGCGGCAAATTAACGCGGCGGTCAAAACGTCCGGGGCGAAGTAGGGCCGGGTCCAAAACATCAGGCCGATTAGTCGCGGCAAGTACAATTACGTTAGTGGTCTCATCAAAACCGTCCATTTCAACTAGGATTTGATTTAAAGTTTGCTCCCGTTCGTCATTAGAGCCACCAAGTCCGGTGCCTCTTTGCCGGCCAACAGCGTCAAGCTCATCAATAAATAAAATGCAAGGCGCAGCTTTTTTAGCTTTACGAAAAAGATCACGTACGCGAGAAGCGCCCACGCCGACAAACATTTCCACAAATTCAGAGCCAGAAATATTAAAAAATGGCACTCCCGCTTCTCCGGCCACCGCCTTGGCTAATAGCGTTTTACCTGTACCGGGTGAGCCGATGAGTAAAACGCCCCGGGGAATGCGCGCGCCTAAATTTAGGTATTTTTTAGGGTTGCGTAAAAAATCCACCACTTCGCGGAGTTCTTGCTTGGCTTCTTCTACGCCAGCGACGTTTTTAAAAGTAACTTTAGTTTTTAAGTTTTGCGAATGGTATTCTCTCGCCCGCGTTTGCCCGAACATCATGGCACGATTGTTAGCCCCCTGAACTTGACGGGACATAAACCAAATAAAAGCGGCAATTAGCAAAAACGGAATTAAAAACGGTAAAATATTAATTAAGAAAAAGTCTAAGCCGCTCGCTTCCTTGACGCTAATTTTTACCCCTCTTAGCTGTTCGTTGGAAATATTGTAATTAGCAAGTAGCGAACTTAAGGACTCAGCCGTTTCTTTTTGGGCGGTTTCTACGGTGCCGTCCTTTAGCGTAACCACCAGCTTGTCGCCGTCAACTTCGATAGACTCAACCGCTTCGTTTTCAATTTGAGTAACCAAAGTGGAGATATCAATTTTTTCTTGCGATTGCAGTGGCGAAGTGTAAACGCTAAATAGTCCGGCGATTGACACAAAAACTAAAAGTAAAATAAGTAGATTTTTAGAAAGTTTTTTCATGTTTGAAATTATTAGTTCTCCCACATAGTATAATGATAAATGGCATTTGCCGCAAGAGGTAACGTAATTATTCTTACTTTGTTATTTACGTCAGGCTATTTACCAGTTACAATAATAGCATGCTAGAAACTCATTCCTCTCCCAAGATTTATCCGCAAGATAAGCTTTTGGCGAAAACCATTTTGCCTTTTATACCCCATTCGGTTAAGCCAAATCACGTGACTATATTGCGGTTTATTTTAACCCCGTTTGTATTGTGGCTTTTAATTACCGGCAATTATACTTGGGGCATTCCGGCTTTTTTGATTACTGCCTTTACTGACGCGATTGACGGCTCAATGGCTCGGACTAGAGATCAAATTACCGAACTGGGCAAAGCGATTGACCCAATTGCCGATAAGCTTTTGATTAGCACCGTCTTATTAGTTACTGCTCTGCCTTATTTTTACTACACTACAATTATTGTGATTTTGCTTGATATTAGTTTTATTATTGCCGGTTGGATTTATAAATCGAGAGGCGAGGATATTTCCGCTAACGTTTGGGGGAAAATAAAAATGACTCTGCAAGCCATTTCATTTACTTTACTGCTAATCGGAATAATTACGCAGTCACCAATTTTATTTTACCTCTCCTTGGGTGGCTTTTTCTTCGCTATTTTGTTTGCCACTATCAGTTTGCACACTCGCGGCATCTGATTTTGGCTTAGCTCCCGGACCATTTTGATCTTTTGCCGATGCGCTAGTTTTGGCTTCAGTTTTTTTGGCAGGCCTTTTTTCTTCAATGATAACTGAAGTTTCCGGTTTTTCTTTTAGCGCTTTCAAACTTAAGCCGAGGCGATGATTTTTTGGATCAATTGAGATAATCTTAAGTTTAATTTTATCGCCGGATTTGGCAATGTCAGTAACATTATTAATTGGACCGTAGGATAGTTCTGAAATGTGGGCTAAGCCGTGGATATCAGGATCCAACTCAACGAACAACCCAAACGGGTTGGCTTTCAAGACTAACCCGGTCACCGTGTCGCCGATTTTGTATTTTTTATCAATTTCCAGCCACGGGTCTTTGCGCAAACGCTTGGTTGATAAAAATATTTTATTGTTTGAAATTTCAATTATTTGCGCCTTGATAACATCGCCGACTTTAAATACGTCTTTCGGGTCATCAATGCGTTGCCAGGCAAGTTCTGAGATGTGAATTAAACCTTCTAATTTATCGCCAAACTCCACAAACACGCCAAAATCGGTGGTGGCAATAACTTTGGCGTCAACAATATCGTTAACTTTATGCTCAGAAACTTTTTCTTTTAGCTGTTCTTCCCAAACAGATTTTTCCGACACAATCAATTTTTCTTCATCTTCTACCGCATCTAAGACCTTAACGCTAAAAGTTTTCCCAATATAGCTTTTTAGTTTTTCTAAAAT
This genomic stretch from Candidatus Buchananbacteria bacterium CG10_big_fil_rev_8_21_14_0_10_42_9 harbors:
- the tsaD gene encoding tRNA (adenosine(37)-N6)-threonylcarbamoyltransferase complex transferase subunit TsaD — protein: MIILGIETSCDETAAAVLEVKRGKFTLRSNVVYSQIKIHRQTGGVVPEVAARNHVIKVIPVLKEALTSAKVKPKDIDYIAVTHKPGLITSLLVGIETAKVLSYAWRKPLIAVDHLKGHLYANWLTENARHIKFPALGLIVSGGHTEIVYMKDRFSFKNIGQTLDDAVGEAFDKVGKTLGLAYPGGPEIAKRATKGNPQAFNFPRPMIDSGDFNFSYSGLKTSVLYAVNKLKQPFSDKIINDICASFQAAAVEILVTKTKLAAAKYNIKAVIVGGGVAANNELRSKLKKAIPNVNLILPEKKLTTDNAAMIAAAGYFKVLKKDFTPWQKIKAEPN
- a CDS encoding tRNA (adenosine(37)-N6)-threonylcarbamoyltransferase complex ATPase subunit type 1 TsaE, translating into MKKFISNSPKDTKRFGHNLVNKLRPGTAVALSGDLGAGKTTLVQGVAEALGIKNQITSPTFTLMDIYPVRSKDSNGVNSAKSSIFETLVHIDCYRLDSPKEFGEFGAMDYINDPKSLVIVEWANKIKQHLPKDAVWLNLKLGQSERQRVITLTGSL
- a CDS encoding cell division protein FtsH, whose amino-acid sequence is MKKLSKNLLILLLVFVSIAGLFSVYTSPLQSQEKIDISTLVTQIENEAVESIEVDGDKLVVTLKDGTVETAQKETAESLSSLLANYNISNEQLRGVKISVKEASGLDFFLINILPFLIPFLLIAAFIWFMSRQVQGANNRAMMFGQTRAREYHSQNLKTKVTFKNVAGVEEAKQELREVVDFLRNPKKYLNLGARIPRGVLLIGSPGTGKTLLAKAVAGEAGVPFFNISGSEFVEMFVGVGASRVRDLFRKAKKAAPCILFIDELDAVGRQRGTGLGGSNDEREQTLNQILVEMDGFDETTNVIVLAATNRPDVLDPALLRPGRFDRRVNLPRPDIRGREQILQVHAKKKPLTKEVNLKAVAARTPGFAGADLANLLNEAAILAAQRNKQKIEQQDIFDSIEKVMLGPERRSHIMSDREKKITAYHEAGHALVAHSLPNADPVHKVSIIGRGPAAGYTLKLPEEDKNFHNKSEFLDDMAVMLGGYVTEQEIFGEVTTGASNDLAQATKLARQIITDYGMSETLGPRTFGKTEELTWRAPSFEHRDYSEKMAEAIDKEITGFITRAMKTAQEVIKKKRKKLEKIVKVLLDKETLERDEFEALLKTA
- a CDS encoding 30S ribosomal protein S1, yielding MAEQVKQSTGSKLQELLEDSQYTTLPKLGELVKGKVISAAKSIVHVDIGGVTSGVVRGKEIFDGSKEYANLKPGDEVEATVIDLENENGEIELSFSFAGKQKIWAELNRLQETEEVTKVTIVDANRGGLMIKANNVMGFLPVSQLSAEHYPRVPGGDKNKILEKLKSYIGKTFSVKVLDAVEDEEKLIVSEKSVWEEQLKEKVSEHKVNDIVDAKVIATTDFGVFVEFGDKLEGLIHISELAWQRIDDPKDVFKVGDVIKAQIIEISNNKIFLSTKRLRKDPWLEIDKKYKIGDTVTGLVLKANPFGLFVELDPDIHGLAHISELSYGPINNVTDIAKSGDKIKLKIISIDPKNHRLGLSLKALKEKPETSVIIEEKRPAKKTEAKTSASAKDQNGPGAKPKSDAASVQTDSGKQNSEEKATQGEVK